TGCTTTCCGCCCAAAAATGTATATTCCTTATTCCTAAAAAAAGCTAAGCATGCTTTTTTAAGTTCATTGTATACTTAACGGTACAAAGAAATTTAAGAAACTATCACAGTGCTCACCTGGTGTTCATGGATATATGGAACCTTATCTCCCGGCTGTTGTAACAAGGCAATGTAGTCATGACTACGGCTGGCGTCCCAGTAGTAGATCGCCTCGTGTGTCTAcggatatatatatgtatagtcGTATGTGTTTCAGTTtctcataaaaataatatatcatacacTATTAGCCACGAGGATTGTTGAAGAGACTGTACACACGCATGAGCATGAGGAGAGGAAACATTTTGGCttcaaactacatgtattcaGCTTTTCCAAGTTTAgtacaatcggaacacctcggccatttccgcCCTACGACGACCTTCGAATGTATGCCGGTGCAGTAGTAAAAGAAGATCGTAAAATTAGTAATAATATCTTTATCCATttgaagtgttttaacgtgtaatttTTATTACTAAGATCAAATTTATTCCCAGTGAAATGAATTATTGCAATAATAATTCAATTCCTAAGAGTGAAGTCTTTAGGATTAACtgctaaaatgaaataactaTGCGCTATACTTGCAGcatagttaaatgttaagaattcTGACATCGTAAACCATTTcgaaggaaaatggccgaggtgcaCCGGTTGAGTATAGAAAAAGTTCAAGTCACACAAGTTGATATAAAAAATCTTCTGAGATGccattgaaattttaatatttgttaggAGATGTCTAATAATTAGCTGTGAACCCGTCACGGTAGATAATGCTACAGATTAACCTCGCTACGAATACTCGAACCTTGATAAGAATGGCGTTCCCGTCAAGCGAGATATCTCCGCCCACTGGGTCATTTTGGGTGGAGTCAATGTTCAACTGAGCTGATGACGTCACGGACACACGTGACCCCGCTCCCCAGGCCGACATTGGAAGCTATTCGTTGAACATAAATCggaaaggtaaaaaaaatatcatttttattaacgtACTACTTATGGTCATGTCAGATGATTGTGTTaatattggtcatgaccagatTACATCCAATACAGCATTGCTGCTGGAACAGTTGTCACAAaaattgttagaaatactgcgtGTATCCGGTAAACTAGCGCAGAAACGAATTCACAGAAAACAACGATGCCGTTAACAACGCTGttgatttaaacaaactttCGGAAAAATCGGCCAACCGTGAATGAAGGAAATCCGGGGGATACATTTTGACTTCATAGGAATATATCTGCGAAAGACATCTAATCTTGTGTTGTAGTAAAAGTGCAAGAGAGTACCGTGTTAATGCAGAGAAtgaccatttttttattgtgtcaaTACCGTATGAATTTAATCAATAATTTGATATAACCTTCTTTTCTTGAAGTGTCAACATTGTTCagagtatattaaaacatatgcaaaataaatgtcaaataattgaaTTGCTAAAATTAATTATGAATACGATGTATTAAGTTCCTATCTAATGTGGCATACTAACGTCGTCCGGAGCTAGCGTACCTGAGCTATGGTCCTGTGTCCTGCGTGGCCCTTGGCGATGATGTATGTATTTCCATCTGGGTCCACCATAAGTGTCTCAGCGTCCGGCTCGCTCCACCTACAGGAGCAATGCTCAAACAAGTAGTaggaacaacataaaaaaaatatgaatgtacgTGAAATCGAACATGAGAGTGAACGGAATTATTTTTGACTGTCAACTAAATGAGGTTGGTAAATGTTACTTTCAATGTGTTTTTGAAGACTAGCGGAACACGTTATAATATCAGGGATGTAAGACGATGGATAACATTTAGTACAAGGTACAGGTTATATCGTACGTGAACATGAGTTTGTCTGTCTGTGATACAACTATGGACTGGTCAACCAAATTGTCCGGCTCCCGGAACCGGAACACGTTGTTTAAAGCGCCATGCCCACTGTTGCCGAAATCCCCTGagataatgtcatttatatttagatTCGGCCGATTGTGGTATGGTAAACCACCAGTACAACAGCATTACAAAGCTAATGAACGAACACTCACTTACAAGATGTATTTCAATTCCGACAACTCTGCCAAAAGTTTAACGATTCAAGaaattcattcaataatttattcagtttttaacatttttattataacataacCTTGATACCTTGGTCATCTCCTGAGATCACAACAAGTTTTTTGTTGCTGGGCTAGTATTTACATTGTCTTACCTACGTAGATGCAGTATTGTCTGCTGCCTGGTGCACAAACCCCGAGTGCGATGTCTTCCCAGTCATTGTTGGTTACCCCAGTGATGTCGAAGGTGGCCAACAGATCACCCGTCGAACTGACAACATGAAAATCCCTTTTGCACAAGCTTGTTagtatttattatgttatttacaaGGACGAAGGTTTAGTGCAAATTTTTAGGCTTTGGCATTTTAAgtattatgttttgatattcaCGAGTCTACCAAGCTACGGAAGGAATTCGCATAGCTTTAACttttatacatacacaataagtgataaagtataaatatttattttgttttagttattttttgttattcgTGTCCAGATCATTTCTATTGAATATCGATGGAAATATGTTTGGTGCAAGTTTTTTCAACAAATAGGATTGCTCTTGATTGATTTAGTTATCgcttaaagaaaaaataagttGTACTCTTTCTATTTGCTCTAACTTTCACGAACCCTAAACTTTAACCCCTTAAAGAAATATTGGTTAGATAGCTTGTTGATCATTTAGAACAAACTTGTGGTACATGTAGTAGTGTGTATGCTTATTTATAGCTAATAAGAACCTAAcatatattgcatatttaaattcTTTGACAACTTCTATGAACTTGGATAAGAAATGGAACTGGGTATCCGCTTATCGTATGCCAAATAAAACAGTTCTTAATAATGTCGCTCACTTCATTGTATACTTGTAATAATGttgatacatttatatataattgtaccAAAAAACAAACCTGTAAAGGGTTATctcaaatgaatgtaaataaaaaatgacatatatttccTGAAACCTTATGGCGTAAATTTTCGACGGATGTCCGTGGTCGTTGTGTGTGTACAGGGTACCAGGATGTTTCCGGCTCGCCGCCAGACCGGATGCCTCCGTAATCTGATGCGCGCCGACAATGCCTACCTCGTTACCATTGGTGAACGTTGGTGCTTTGAAAAAATTAAACATCAGACATATATTTCAGAAGAAACATTTATATGCTGTTCTCTTAactaaatgttttacaaaacgTAACTtattttaagttcataaataatTTACCAAAATCGTCCGcattgtgatgatgatgatgatgatgatgatgatgatgatcatcatcatcatcatcatcatcatcatgacgacgacgacgatgatgatgaggaggaggaggacgaCGAAGACGATGACGaagacgatgacgatgacgatgacgatgatgatgacgatgacgataatgatgatgatgatgatgatgatgatgatgatgatgatgatgatgatgatgatgatgatgatgatgatactgatgatgatgatggttatgcCTTGCAACGATCTTTGCGTCTCTTAGAGTAAATCTTTAATCGTTTAACAActgcattaaacatatttaaatgtataaaataagaggcaagaaataaagtaaaaacttaCCTTGTCTTTTCACCATACTTTTGGCAATACTTCCAATCATGAAGCAGCTTGAAAGCACAGAAATCAGCAAATATCTACTTGGATTCATTGTGTTGAGTTATCTTCAGTGTGTTTAATTTACGAGCTGTTTGATGAATTTCTAATGATGCAGGTCTTAACTACGGTGGCTGATTGCTGCCATTTATGGTGCAGTCACAAAATGACGTTTTAGAGAATCTCAAATCTAGCGTATAAGAAATAATAAAGTTTTGTCAACACGTAGTCATATGCCCCCGCAAAAGAATCGACAAGTCAACAGTATTAATATATTGGACGCATGCATAACGTATTGAACGTATCCATATCGAATATTTAACCTAGTTTTAACATATTACTTACAAAATTGTGCTTACAGAGCAATGCTTGTTTTTCTATATGCTCTGGATTACCTTTAAACTGTAATAGGCCAGTAAATCGGTTAACTCTACAGGAGGTGCAGTTATTTCACCTATCTTACGCCCTGAACTAATATCAACATGCATGGTCGTCGCTACACAAGAATGCGTGCAAGGACACTATCTTGGCAACGTAAAAATGATGTCATTAAACTCTTCTTTAAATCAGTTTAGTCCCAATTTTCGACATTGCATTCACAGACATGATATCTGTCCGCTTTGTTTCTGATGATAAGTTTGATGATTATTATGTATTCTAACCATATTATGTAACTGTATACGTGTAAGCTTATTATATAggtgcggatccaggatttgacttTAGAAGGGGCGCAACCTCAGACACAGTaccctaaaatatatatagtttaaattcGGTATGGAGGCCCCAACAAAATATCggctatttttttattttggtataagATGGTGCATTCTAGTGTATTATATGCATATGTTTTCTCCTATTTTAATCGCCATTTACACTTTCgatggattttattttttacatctaAAAATCTCCCTTCACATAacgtttgtaatttattatgtGTTTGCCCTCCATGTttggaggaaataaaagatCTAGCGtatagtatgtatatatacagtaaaaagtgcatataaaaaaatcaatattttttttcacattttttttattttaaacaaaaatgatttagtttaaaaatcCGTTGCAGTGTTAATAGCCTGTTCTTTGTTTCTACCTCAAGTGAGGCGTATTATGTTTCTTGCAATAACCAAATGTGACGTTACAAGTTAACACTCTATTGCTCAATGCGATATACATGACAGTTTAAATCATTTCCCAACTTAATTAATTTACTAAAAACACTTGTCATATAATAactgaaaaactttaaataatcgtttatttgctttgaaatacATTCTTTCCTTAAAACACttatagttttctttaaattaaactatgACTTGAGCTGTTTTATGAATCCCGCTCTAGTCCTCTCTGTTCTTCTTCGAACTTTGgtttaagttgtttttcttatgAAATTCCataataatttgtatatattcacacttttatatatacatatatgtatgcacaAAATCCACAATTAGGCATAATTTATATTCGGCAATTAAACCttcgttttaataaataatagatacattcatgtacaaaatatttcCCGCTAAACATGCATGAAAAATAATGGTTGGACAATCGGCTAATCATGAACATGTTACGGAATCATGGAACTCTATCATTCCAAAGAATTGCAAACAATGCGTTTACTTTCGTCAGCGTTAAAACGGATTGGACATGCTGTTTGTCGATAATAAATAACTACTGAACgaaattttattcaacaataaaacaaaaactattaaaatgttcGCAGTGTAAATCCTCCTCATATGTGTTCTGTTCCTTTATCCAACCCATTTGctgaaagataaaaaaaatatcgcatcatcatcatcatcatcatcatcatcagcagcagcagcagcagcagcaccaccaccatcaccaccatcaccatcaccctcatcattaccaccaccaccaccaccaccaccaccaccaccatcatcatcatcatcatcatcatcatcatcatcatcatcatcatcatcatcatcatcatcatcatcatcaacaacatcatcatcatccctTTGAGTAATAACTTTCCTACTGTTTCAAAGCAAACAATTTATGATACACGAACAATTCTGTGTCCATACATGCCAGGTTGGATGTAATACATACAGATTTTCATCATTCAAAATGTAACTGAGTGAGCGTTGAATTGCTCTTCACTGTATAGGTGATAAGATAATTTGCATGTAGAGTATCATAAATGCAATTATTGTTTGTAGATGTATATATTAATGAGCTCAGATGAGCTGTCATTATGTGTTTTGATACAAAACGACATACTCTTGTTGTTTAAAATCGGTGTGGTTCCATAAATGCCAGGACCGGTTACCATCAGCTGTTTTAACTGAAAATAGAATTCGcaagaacacattttaaacatatacatttgtaaaacaGAATCTACACACGGAGATTTAACGCATACACATGTCACaagaatttaaataaacagATAGAAGAACAAATTCAAAAGATTATTATTACTATGTATTTAGCAAATATGAAAACTTATTCTTAAcggtttttttttagtttcaataCCAAATAGACAAATCGGCCTTCGGTGTCATAAAGATGAGATAACGgtctttgaaaataataaccTTCTGGTGGCTTTGGCTTTCGTTTAAAGCAGTCAAACATACTGGACGACTCCTTCTTTGGCGTTTCCGGAAGTGGTTGCTTAACCACTTTGACGGGTGTAACAGGCCGTCTGACCATTTGGACTGATTCTACCCTTCTGACCATTTTGACGGGCTCGACCCGCCTGACCACGGTGCGGGTAGGCGGGGCCGCGCGACGGACGACCGTCCGTGGAGCCGCCCGCGCTCTTCTGAATCCTTTGCCTCCGCCGAAGCAGCTGTAAACAATAACAATCATATGACGGCGATTCATTGTTAGCTCGTCGAATCCAAATTAAAACTTCTACTTAACCAGTTCATTTTCGGTAAAACATGatatacatgaacataataatttttaattactttttaacaataaagctcactttttttgttttgttgtttgtgtttatgtagTTGTTTTTAtggttgttgtagttgttgttggtgttgttgttggtgttgctGCTGAATGTAGTTTTGTTTGACAAGCTCTggtgatattcattttcaaaaaaaacatgaatgatGTCgtcaacttaaaaaaatgactaTCACGTGTATAGCTGCAGATATTTTGACCAAGAAACATTACATACCGTCCACGACATAGACTGGCGCAGAGGGCTGGGTTTGCGCAGCATCGGAAGCACATATATCCCAGCAGCCCCAACATGAGTGCCCCCAAGATTACGGCCGGGATGAGCCAAGCTAAGTTTCCGGTGTCGTCCAGGAAGGAGCTGATGTTGTTAAAGTTTGCCGGTAGTACCGTTGTCGTTGTTGCTGCTGTGGTTGTTGGCGGGACGTCGGTGATTGTAACCGTTACTGGCGACACGTCCGTGTGGCCTTAAAAAGAAACTTTATTATAACTTATCATTTTTGCGGGCAAGTCCTTTGACAATAAAAGTTTGTGCTAAACATGGAACGTTTGGATTAAATGACGACCCGTGACAGGTcctatatttatcatattatttgcATGCAATTTGACCCGATTACAGGGTAccttaaaaacttttttttctaagatCACTGTGTTCGTGCTCTTTCTCATACATActgtcgaaccccgttggctcgaactccaagggaccaacgaaaatacctcgagcctcggaaaattcaaGCCAAGCGGTAATGTTTTCCTTCAGTTTAATGAAATTTGTCCTTTAcatcagttcgagccaacaagaaattcgagccaaacgagttcgagccaacggggttcgactgtatacatAAGTATGTGTTTCAAGACGTACCACGAACACCATCGGaacaattctccttttttacatgtgaatgtttacatcGACACCGGctggtatgaataaacgccgttTCAGGACCGTACCGTGCCGATACGCAAATTCAGACCCAAGTTCAACACTTTCATTTGAGCTAAAACACTTTAAGGGGCGGCGGAAAATGAGGGGGCGGGCGgagatgaaaatctagcaattagtTTATAGTTGCCTTACCCACATTGTCCCATGCCCTTACCCGCTTCGTCCTTTACATAGACGTTGAACGTCCGGCTTGTTGGGGCCAGCACGCCAGTCCAGTCCACCTTAGAAACAAACACCCCATTCTCATCAATGCCGAACTCTCTGGAATATGTGTAATATTGGttctttcatttaaatgatggtttttgttttgatagTGATTTTTGAGAAAGAATCTGACAAAAACCAACAAATTGCTATGACTAAGCGTATATAAACAGGAAAAAACGCAATGAAATCAACATATGCAGACAATAAGTTTCTATCGTTTCGCACAAGGATCAGAAGTATAAGTCTTAACCAATAACAAGAGGCCCACAATCAGCACACTTACTTCGCCCAAGTGAAGTACCTTCCGCCTGGGGTTAGCACACATGAACAGCTGATGTCTATATAATATCCGGTAGAGGGCGAAAATGGCACGCCTACTAATATAGATATTTATTTCCCCAACCATAATCCTGAACCTAACTAACTCTAACCCTAACCCGTTTGGCGTATATATAAGCACCGCTTAAGCCTCGCCGACGTCCACATGTTATTTAGACTTTTCGCTGTGAACTATGGCGGATCACTTACGAGGAGTCAGTCGTGTAGGTGTGTCGGCGGTGTTCCGGCAGAACGTCGATATCGGTGGCGTCAACGTTTCCGAACATCGCGCCGGCCGTCGTGTCGTTCGTTATGGAGTACGTATAAGCCGTCTTGTCGAGGACGGGAGGGTTGTCGTCTTCCTCGTGAATGGTGATCTCCAACTGGACGGGATATACCACATTAATATCACAACATTAGCacagaagaaaaacaaatacaggCGACAGCGTTTAACATTCTCTAATAAAGACATTTCATTCGAAACCGTGCAAATACTGTTAAGTCAAGTGAAACAAAAGGTTAAGGGCCATGTCCCTTCGGGCAAAGACAAATGAGAGATCGAACGCTTGTCTAAacgaaaatatttataaaacacacattttatgtatttaaaaaaacaacataaaaataaataacaatagaCGCATTTTAGCAAATTTTAGAGATTTTTTGTACAGAACCCACTTTTTATTCGGGAAGGGAATTTCAACTATCTGTGTAAAGGAAAATAACAATGTGTTTACTGTTGTGGTGGCAGACAGCCCCTCTTTATCATAGACTGTTATGGTACAAGTCACGACGTCAAATGCAGCCCCTGAATAATAGAAACCATTTAAATTACTTGCGTTTGCATGAATAATCATGTTTATCAAACTATTCACTGATCGTGCTTTCTTTAACTTAACAGAGgtaaagtcattgcattttttatcGGCACATGTATAGAAAGCCAAATCTACATAAACTCAAAAATATTCGAAGAGCAGGGAGTTTTTATTGGTGTCGAGACTGGTCTTAGTATCGAAGTGGtcagaaatgttcattttatgaaaataaggtgtccatttaattttgattttatgtgGTTAACATTCGTTACTGCtctgaaataaattttgttatggaaacattttttgGAAGTTTTGCAAAGGAAGATGCGCGAATTGTAATGGAGACAGCAACTTCTCGTTTACAACTTAGTTATTTGAGTTGTAATTCAATGTACCTTAAAATCTTTAATACAAAGAGAAAGGCACTTGATAAGCACAGCTGCTCTAATAGTGCATTAAACACGTTTCTTACACACAACAATCGTAAACAgttcttacaaaaaaaaatatgttcaatattcaAGAATCACTTGATCTTAACCTTATCTCGCAATTATCAATTACCTTGCGTCATTAAAAGCAGTCTCGTCACCCGTTATACAATTACTCAGTCTCTcggcactttcagtgctttgatttatgATCGATGTTAAAGTTAGTAACCTACTGTTCGATCCATCCAGATCATGCTCGGCTGTCTGCTGTATGAAGGCGTCACATGTCAGCTTGGTTGTGCCCGGTATGTGGAAGTAGCCTGTAGTAAGAATGGAATATAAATTTACCAGTAACCGGAGGTATCAGTAGTGTTTATCTTTTGCATGAAAACCTTGAGATTATATAACTTACATTTCCAGCCGATAAACTTTATATAATCAACCAATGAACTCGCATCagtggcaccggattttcaaaattattcttgcgttagtataatattatatatacagaacaaagtgcatatttaaaaaaaatataattttttttttcgttattatagtttttagtttggaattgtaagattatttttttgaaaatctggCGCCAGTGACTCGCATATCAGCTTCCAATAGGTATCCCATCCAATCGATAGGAATTGATCTTTTGCAACTTAGATTTACAACTTAACATATATGAATTAATGATTTGGTTCCCCGCCTGTTGAAAACACGTCATAAACTTGGACATTACCGAGGTAAGTAAGCAGAAGACCTAACCGCTGACAtccaaacatttgaaatcattaaccttaaacagttttaatcaaGGATTTACCAATTcttgtatacatgtaaacaccTCACGCTAGTACGTCATGCATGAcgtaaatataatttgtaacaCGCAGCGCATCTCAAACAAACTTGTTCATTGAGGGTTCAATAACATTGAAAAAGACAAAATGCTAACACGCGTACCTATTCCTCCACAGTCGATGTCGTACTGTCGTGTATCGTAGTTATCTTCGTCTGTGACGTCAAACAGGGGACACTCGAGCGTTAACGGAGACGACTGAAATAGTTCAGATGCAatttaatattaagatattaaGGCGCCATTTTTCCGCCGTACATTTCCCTTGGTTGTGTCTGTATATGCGCAGTCGAATCTCGATATGTCGAAATCTGTTATCTCGATATTCTGGCCACGTGGaatttttttcgatattttttttatcattaaagcaCTTtctgtatttcggttatatcgaatgttcgttatctcgaagtatttcccgaggtcccaacgacttcgacatagcgagattcaattgtataaacaattgaAAGTATAAGTGTTTTATCTAGATTCACAAATACTAGACCAAtacaatcataattatattctaCGTAGTATTTCACATATGTATCCCTTTATATGCTGTCTTAAATATTCCgaaatcataaaacattttctacaTGAACCGTTTTTTTCTGATCGTTTGACTCTGAATATGAAACATTTCACACATTATTATCGTTTAAAGTTTTCAAGAGTAATAAAATCCAtttcaatcggaacacctcggccactGTCCAGCATCGAAAACCACCTTTAATGTATGCGGTGCTTTAGTAGAAGAAgtaaaattattgtattatataacatgtatataatacaatatttattaattgtttttacgTGTGGTATGGATTACTCATTCCAAATTGATTGTTAATGAAGAGTGTAActgtatacaaaaataatatccGAGAGAGTAAAATCCTTACTTTTAAATTGCAAGTACTATGCTATTTACTTGCAGTGTAGTAAAATGTTGATAACTCCTACATCGTAAACGGTCCATACACGTCCAGCTGTTTTCGTGAAAAAAAAAGGtagaggtgttccgattgaatCAATTCAAAACCCATTCGGAGAACCtcggtcattttttttttatcgaaaacaacctcggatgtatatggacggtttacatactcagaaatcggtatgtttaagcccgctgcaagtagatcgcgtcgtaatttaatttatcagttaaacttaataactTAGTAACTCTTagtaatcttaattatgtttgcagtaaaacacttcactggcaatcaatttaaacttagatctacaaatacaagctaaaacactacatttaattaatgatacaattaaaaaaaatacggactacttctactgatgtaccggaatacatccgaggttgttttcgagaaaaatgaccgaggagttccaaatgttCGGAAAACCAAAAACGTACCGCTCCTTCCACCGTCTCGATGGCGTATCTGACCTGGTTGAACGTCGGCGTCTCGTTGACGTCGGTGACGGTAATCTCGAGTTGACGGTACTCCGAGTACTCACGTCCGTCAAACGTACGTATGTTAACGTATGTAGTCAGTAAACCCTGACGTGACAGCTCTTCAAAGTCGAGGTCTACCTTGGTGAATATCTCTCcagctattttgaataatgagaAAAAGATGTTCTCGGCTTTGGACTGAATTCACAAAACATCTCATTTTTTTTCCTCAATTAACtcttttttcttaattaagTATCTCTCTTTTCATGTGACataataactaaataatacCAGAAATACATTAGtttcaatgaaattataaaaatcatacttattattataaaatacatacaatttacTTTTCAATTGTCTTTTCAAAGTTTCgcaaattgacttaagttaagaaatgacttaagcaCTTTTATAAATTCCGACTAGACATTGTAAAGACTGTTtgatcatacatatatacatgtatattgttacaAGAACTACAAGGGAGATGTTATTGGTAGCTTTCCATAAAGATTTAATGGTGTGTCTTATCTTTATTAAAAGTTCGGTGTATCTTTCATAGGGGAGATAACTTGTGAACTTACTGTCCGGATCGAAGTCGTAGAGTTGTTCTCCTTGTCCGTTAACAAACTCCATCTCATACACAAGTGGATCGCCGTCGGCGTCACTTCCACTGGCTGTGAACACTGACGTAACTGTGCCTACAGGGTTCGGATCTCCCTCGTCGGTGTGCTCCGCCACGCTGATCTGGTCGTAATCCGGAAGTACCTCTGTCGGCTGCACGAGCGTCGGAGGGGTGTTGATATctaagtgaaatgttttaacttatGCTGTAGGCACTAGAAAGGATGCCAGTTGTTGccttttatgaaatataagatGGAATAGTCGTATTATAGACGCAACTTTTTTCACCGCGTGGAATGACAGAACTGTAAAATTGCACA
This genomic stretch from Mya arenaria isolate MELC-2E11 chromosome 10, ASM2691426v1 harbors:
- the LOC128206847 gene encoding uncharacterized protein LOC128206847; amino-acid sequence: MNPSRYLLISVLSSCFMIGSIAKSMVKRQAPTFTNGNEVGIVGAHQITEASGLAASRKHPGTLYTHNDHGHPSKIYAISSTGDLLATFDITGVTNNDWEDIALGVCAPGSRQYCIYVGDFGNSGHGALNNVFRFREPDNLVDQSIVVSQTDKLMFTWSEPDAETLMVDPDGNTYIIAKGHAGHRTIAQLPMSAWGAGSRVSVTSSAQLNIDSTQNDPVGGDISLDGNAILIKTHEAIYYWDASRSHDYIALLQQPGDKVPYIHEHQGESVCWDATDSGYYTLGEGKNEPLYHYVRV
- the LOC128206380 gene encoding protocadherin Fat 3-like — protein: MDFYFNEIVIFLVIFIVYTNGQGPDCTGQVLGEPNPTTTGTTTGPNTDRSYVMRGASMKVPCCGVISEWRFATAAAGDLSAQVLRQDAGNSYTVMGENIYTGAVAGTATRYSIGTSAQVSVEQNFEIGWHSSATDAVALETNAAYTMGAVNFAGKTAEGGTVALPNTLVNGERWMFGAVLTSNAVPHFGTSLPATKTISSTSAAATVVHSLTPTDDNPDDIAALTVTLSPASTMFDLVGNDVQVLSTPLAVGEYDVVFEVVDHCLHTGTATLTVTVVETGPIITSLPIAAVSLREDASASVSLHQLVFTDDGPLSDVSCSIQSTDPAGTVPFTLRFADNTADYTVFYDPTPGAALNYDLIPLYSLFIVCNDGQSDSAVKELQISITPNEPPVPDIPAKITVSAATTNAGDLVHTVTATDPENDKMNFTMDCGGCPFIMLKNGEIHATENLNSHRTSPYVATINVTDPYNNVGPTSMTIEIIDINTPPTLVQPTEVLPDYDQISVAEHTDEGDPNPVGTVTSVFTASGSDADGDPLVYEMEFVNGQGEQLYDFDPDTGEIFTKVDLDFEELSRQGLLTTYVNIRTFDGREYSEYRQLEITVTDVNETPTFNQVRYAIETVEGASSPLTLECPLFDVTDEDNYDTRQYDIDCGGIGYFHIPGTTKLTCDAFIQQTAEHDLDGSNRAAFDVVTCTITVYDKEGLSATTTLEITIHEEDDNPPVLDKTAYTYSITNDTTAGAMFGNVDATDIDVLPEHRRHTYTTDSSEFGIDENGVFVSKVDWTGVLAPTSRTFNVYVKDEAGHTDVSPVTVTITDVPPTTTAATTTTVLPANFNNISSFLDDTGNLAWLIPAVILGALMLGLLGYMCFRCCANPALCASLCRGRCFGGGKGFRRARAAPRTVVRRAAPPTRTVVRRVEPVKMVRRVESVQMVRRPVTPVKVVKQPLPETPKKESSSMFDCFKRKPKPPEVKTADGNRSWHLWNHTDFKQQDKWVG